The Triticum aestivum cultivar Chinese Spring chromosome 3A, IWGSC CS RefSeq v2.1, whole genome shotgun sequence genome includes a region encoding these proteins:
- the LOC123061268 gene encoding bZIP transcription factor 44-like, which produces MASPGPGTASTVTSSSAGSEATRAPPAALTEERNRKRKESNRLSAQRSRARKLLQVDELEAEAAALRARNCAVAAAAQEAARRCAVVQAENELLHARALELGARLESLAELIQYMDAAAAMGASSIPLAGVNGNALPQQPILQTELYCNYSYYC; this is translated from the coding sequence ATGGCCTCTCCCGGTCCCGGCACGGCGTCTACCGTCACGTCGTCGTCGGCCGGCTCGGAGGCGACACGGGCGCCGCCTGCGGCGCTGACGGAGGAGAGGAACCGCAAGCGCAAGGAGTCGAACCGGCTATCCGCGCAGCGGTCGCGCGCGCGCAAACTGCTGCAGGTGGACGagctggaggcggaggcggcagcgctGCGCGCCCGGAACTGCGCCGTGGCAGCGGCTGCACAGGAGGCCGCGCGCCGGTGCGCGGTCGTTCAGGCCGAGAACGAGCTCCTGCATGCGCGGGCGCTGGAGCTGGGCGCGCGCCTCGAGTCCCTCGCCGAGCTGATCCAGTACATGGACGCGGCCGCCGCCATGGGTGCTTCCTCCATCCCGCTCGCCGGCGTCAACGGCAACGCCTTGCCCCAGCAGCCGATCCTGCAAACGGAGTTGTACTGCAACTACTCCTACTACTGCTAG